The Deinococcus planocerae nucleotide sequence CGGTCATGGCAGGTATGCCATGACCCGTACCGCTCAGGAATGTCCCGCCAGGGTGCGCCGGTCTTCTGGCGCCAGATGATGCCGTTCAGGACGACGCGGTGGTCCTTGTAGGCGTGTCCTCGCTTGGGGTGTGGGGGCAGCAGTGGGCGAAGTTGAGCCCACTGCTGCTCGGTTAAATCTGTC carries:
- a CDS encoding transposase, which encodes MGRTDLTEQQWAQLRPLLPPHPKRGHAYKDHRVVLNGIIWRQKTGAPWRDIPERYGSWHTCHDR